The genomic DNA GGGAGCGAGACCGAGACGAACGCGCGCGTCGTCGAGGCGCCGAGGTCCCACGCGGCTTCCTCCAGCTCGCGGCCGATCGAGCGGAAGACGGCTGTCATCGTCCAGACGGCAAAGACGAGCGCGCCCACGAGGTGGATCAGCACGACGCCGGCCACCGTGCCCGCGAGTCCCCACCGGTAGAACTCGCGCGTCGCGCTCGCGAAGACCGGGAGCTGCGGGAAGGCCTGCGGCAGCAGAAAGAGGAGCAGGACCGCGGTGCGGCCGGGGAAGGCGAGCCGCGCGAGGGCATAGCCGAGCGGGATCGCGCAGAGGAGCGCCAGCAGCGTGACGGCGACCGCGATCGTGACGCCGAGCCTGAGGGGCTCGAGGAAATCGCCGCTCAGGACCCGCTGCCAGTAGCGGAAGCCGAAACGCTGAGGCCAGGGGCTGGGGTAGGTCCAGCGCTCGGCCAGCGACCAGACCGCGAGGCTCGTCAACGGCCCGGCGATGACGAACGCCGCCGCCGCCAGCGCGGCGGCCCGGGCGGCGAGGCGGCCGGCGCTCATGCCAGGAGCCGCCGCACGTACACGAGCGCCGCGCCCAGCGCGAGCAGGTACGCGACGACGCCGAGCGCCGAGGCGGTGGCGAAGTCGCCGTGCTGACCGAAGCGGTAGTACACGTCGATCATCAGCATCTGCGGGCCGCCGCCCCGGCCCATCATGAGCGGGATCGAGAACGACGCGAGCATCGAGGAGAAAATGAGGATGGC from Candidatus Methylomirabilota bacterium includes the following:
- a CDS encoding ABC transporter permease subunit, with the protein product MSAGRLAARAAALAAAAFVIAGPLTSLAVWSLAERWTYPSPWPQRFGFRYWQRVLSGDFLEPLRLGVTIAVAVTLLALLCAIPLGYALARLAFPGRTAVLLLFLLPQAFPQLPVFASATREFYRWGLAGTVAGVVLIHLVGALVFAVWTMTAVFRSIGRELEEAAWDLGASTTRAFVSVSLPLASPGIVASAVLVFLYSLDEFTGTLLVGAPFVTTLPVYMYTASVGYELQIASVTAIVLMVPGAVLLLLLERFLKSEYLVFFGQV